The genomic segment ATTGAACTACGATGTTCTTTCCTCCATTAGTAATTTAGATGGACAAACTACCGATACATCCAAACAAGAAGAATTGTTGAAAAAACTTGAGAAATCACAACAACTGGCTAGCGAATGGAAAAATTCTATGGACAATCTTTCTAAACAATATAATGTTGTGCTTCCCGACATTAACCTTGATGTAGGTAATGCAATTTTTCGCCTTCCGTAACACTTTTCACATTGTGTAAAAGCCATTATTTTCATATTTCATTGAGTCATCTCTAGAATCGGGAGGGAGCTAATGTCTACTGAAAAATACACCTGCCCTTGTTGTGGCTACAAAACTTTAGATGAAGAATCCCCAGGTACATATATCATCTGCAAGATATGTTTTTGGGAGGATGATCCTGTCCAATTTGATGACCCTGATTATGGTGGGGGGGCTAATATTCCCTCATTACGACAAGCGCAACAAAACTATGTGGAGTTTGGCTCTTGTGAAGAACGCTGTATACCCT from the Brevibacillus brevis genome contains:
- a CDS encoding CPCC family cysteine-rich protein, producing MSTEKYTCPCCGYKTLDEESPGTYIICKICFWEDDPVQFDDPDYGGGANIPSLRQAQQNYVEFGSCEERCIPFVRKPTAADLRDPNWSPLSLTK